A single genomic interval of Bradyrhizobium japonicum USDA 6 harbors:
- a CDS encoding iron-sulfur cluster assembly scaffold protein, producing the protein MLNDIYNKRIIELAGNIPRLGRLPDPDATATAHSKLCGSTVKIDLKMEGDKVTDFAHDVKACALGQASSSIMASRVVGSTASELRELRETVRKMLKENGAPPEGKWEEIKFLEPVRDYKARHASTLLTFDAVVDAIGQIEAKAKQPAAAQG; encoded by the coding sequence ATGCTGAACGACATCTATAACAAGCGGATTATCGAACTGGCCGGGAATATTCCACGCCTCGGACGGCTGCCGGACCCCGACGCCACCGCCACCGCCCACTCCAAATTGTGCGGCTCGACCGTGAAGATCGACCTCAAGATGGAGGGCGACAAGGTCACCGACTTCGCCCATGACGTGAAGGCCTGTGCCCTCGGACAAGCCTCTTCATCCATCATGGCAAGCCGCGTCGTTGGCTCGACCGCGAGCGAACTCCGCGAGTTACGCGAAACCGTTCGCAAGATGCTCAAGGAGAACGGCGCGCCTCCTGAGGGCAAATGGGAAGAGATCAAATTCCTCGAGCCGGTCCGCGACTACAAGGCGCGCCACGCCTCGACCCTCCTGACCTTCGATGCCGTGGTCGATGCTATCGGCCAGATCGAGGCGAAAGCCAAGCAGCCGGCCGCGGCGCAGGGCTGA
- the folE gene encoding GTP cyclohydrolase I FolE yields MDAAIKSIRPGKPSDRQPESRLAELDPAEFLAAAVRADQPRPARAEAEAAVKTLLAYIGENTAREGLLDTPRRVVEAFDELYQGYHQCPAEVLDRTFGETAGYDDFVLVRDIEFTSQCEHHMMPFYGKAHIAYTPVERVVGLSKLARLTDIFARRLQTQEHMTAQIAAAIDEILKPRGVAVLIEAEHTCMSVRGVAKHGASTFTSRFTGMFRDNPAEQARFLSLVRGTPR; encoded by the coding sequence ATGGACGCTGCGATCAAATCCATCCGCCCGGGCAAGCCCTCCGACCGCCAGCCCGAGAGCCGCCTGGCTGAGCTCGACCCTGCCGAATTCCTCGCGGCCGCCGTCCGCGCCGACCAGCCGCGCCCCGCGCGCGCAGAGGCGGAAGCGGCGGTGAAGACGCTGCTCGCCTATATCGGCGAGAACACCGCGCGCGAAGGCTTGCTCGACACGCCGCGCCGTGTGGTCGAGGCCTTCGACGAGCTCTATCAGGGCTACCACCAGTGCCCGGCCGAGGTGCTCGACCGCACGTTCGGCGAGACGGCCGGCTATGACGACTTCGTGCTGGTGCGCGACATCGAGTTCACCTCGCAGTGCGAGCATCACATGATGCCGTTCTACGGCAAGGCGCACATCGCCTATACGCCGGTGGAACGCGTCGTCGGCCTGTCGAAGCTTGCGCGCCTGACCGACATCTTCGCCCGCAGGCTCCAGACCCAGGAGCACATGACGGCGCAGATCGCGGCGGCCATCGACGAGATCCTCAAGCCCCGCGGCGTGGCCGTGCTGATCGAGGCCGAGCATACCTGCATGTCGGTGCGCGGCGTTGCCAAGCATGGTGCCTCGACCTTCACCAGCCGCTTCACTGGCATGTTCCGCGACAATCCGGCGGAGCAAGCCCGCTTCCTGTCCCTGGTGCGAGGCACGCCGCGCTGA
- the hisI gene encoding phosphoribosyl-AMP cyclohydrolase: MSAHSHEIEEGLVFLPKYDSAGLVTCVATDVATGDVLMVAHMNDEALRKTIATGEAWYFSRSRNALWRKGETSGQTQRVVEIRTDCDQDAVWIRVEQIGAACHTGRRSCFYRKVEAEGGGAKLVFVDADRLFDPGAVYKK, encoded by the coding sequence GTGTCCGCTCACTCCCATGAGATCGAGGAAGGCCTCGTCTTCCTGCCCAAGTACGACTCCGCCGGCCTCGTGACCTGCGTGGCGACTGACGTCGCCACCGGTGACGTGCTCATGGTCGCGCACATGAATGACGAGGCGCTGCGCAAGACGATTGCGACCGGCGAGGCCTGGTACTTCAGCCGATCGCGCAATGCCTTGTGGCGAAAAGGTGAGACGTCGGGTCAGACCCAGCGCGTGGTCGAGATCCGCACCGATTGCGACCAGGACGCGGTCTGGATCCGTGTCGAGCAGATCGGCGCGGCCTGCCACACCGGACGCCGGTCGTGCTTCTACCGCAAGGTCGAGGCCGAGGGCGGCGGCGCCAAGCTGGTCTTCGTCGATGCGGACCGGTTGTTCGATCCGGGCGCCGTCTACAAGAAATAG
- a CDS encoding lytic transglycosylase domain-containing protein yields the protein MSVDNFSASQTTGLDPSRARVAGAIKQVSNRTGVSFQYMLTTAKMESDFDPTAGATTSSAHGLYQFIDQTWLGTVKEAGTQLGYGNYSDAITRTSSGGYAVDDPAMKRSIMKLRDDPEAASTMAAALTQSNSFKLTGLLGRRPSDSELYMAHFMGVGGAAKLIANAEDNPQAVGARLFPNAASANRSIFYARDGRARSISEVYSVLDARYASAANSKTTRSAMAMYGDSPSTTQVASANGVQPTAPVIDNAAYLQTFPEARGVTPVSATSSSTVADNTPIAPAFRSIYQPGDTTQPVSTTVQKLWGNNASLASIASATPDVRPPQPLDLFSDRSGTFSS from the coding sequence ATGTCGGTCGACAATTTCAGTGCCTCTCAGACGACGGGTCTCGATCCGTCGCGGGCACGCGTCGCCGGCGCGATCAAGCAGGTCTCCAACCGGACGGGCGTCAGCTTCCAGTACATGCTGACCACCGCCAAGATGGAATCGGATTTCGATCCGACAGCGGGAGCCACCACGTCGTCCGCGCACGGGCTCTACCAGTTCATCGACCAGACCTGGCTTGGTACGGTGAAGGAGGCGGGCACCCAACTCGGCTATGGCAACTATTCCGACGCCATCACCAGGACGTCGTCGGGCGGCTACGCGGTCGATGATCCCGCCATGAAGCGGTCGATCATGAAGCTGCGCGACGATCCGGAAGCCGCCTCCACCATGGCCGCAGCGCTGACGCAGTCGAACAGTTTCAAGCTGACCGGACTGCTCGGCCGCAGGCCGTCTGACAGCGAACTCTACATGGCGCATTTCATGGGTGTTGGCGGCGCCGCAAAGCTGATCGCCAATGCCGAGGACAATCCGCAGGCGGTCGGCGCACGGCTGTTTCCGAATGCGGCCTCCGCCAACCGATCGATCTTCTACGCCAGAGACGGCCGCGCGCGCAGCATCTCCGAGGTCTATTCGGTGCTCGACGCGCGCTACGCCAGCGCGGCGAATTCGAAGACGACCCGTAGCGCAATGGCGATGTATGGCGACTCGCCATCCACGACGCAGGTCGCAAGTGCCAACGGCGTGCAGCCCACCGCGCCTGTCATCGACAACGCGGCCTATCTGCAGACCTTTCCCGAGGCGCGCGGCGTGACGCCGGTGAGTGCGACGTCGTCGTCGACGGTTGCAGACAACACGCCGATCGCACCCGCATTCCGCTCGATCTATCAGCCCGGCGATACCACGCAGCCGGTTTCGACCACGGTGCAGAAATTGTGGGGCAACAACGCCTCGCTGGCGTCGATCGCATCGGCGACGCCCGACGTGCGCCCGCCGCAACCGCTCGATCTCTTCAGCGATCGCAGCGGTACGTTCTCGAGCTGA
- a CDS encoding DUF2336 domain-containing protein — MIVRQFINWIRTAPAGERAEATRALARAWLISDLSHDDRIAAEGALLMLLDDPSPLVRQAMAEAFARSTDAPASIVRALSADQPTVALPVLEHSPLLIDADLVDIVATGNDEVQCAVARRIALPVSVCAAVAEVGCAAAALELIENPHAELAPFSWNRIVERHGHLAAIREAMLVLEDLPSATRAALVAKLSETLAQFVVARNWLSADRAERVTIEARDRSTINIAARTRGEDMQGLVHHLRVTGQLTAGLILRALLSSNLGLFDAALAELADLPLARVCALLHDRGGNSLHALLRRAGLPEATFAAFQVALDACHEQGFVDTDDGAARLRRRMVERVLTHCETDRGATEPLMVLLRRFATESAREEARLFCDELAADDALDPVYDDLIAA, encoded by the coding sequence ATGATCGTTCGGCAGTTTATCAATTGGATCAGGACGGCGCCCGCCGGCGAGCGGGCCGAGGCGACGCGGGCATTGGCCCGGGCCTGGCTGATCTCAGACCTTTCCCATGATGACCGTATCGCGGCCGAAGGCGCGCTCCTGATGCTGCTCGACGATCCCTCGCCGCTGGTGCGGCAGGCGATGGCCGAGGCCTTTGCGCGCAGCACGGATGCGCCCGCATCGATCGTGCGGGCGCTGTCGGCGGACCAGCCGACCGTCGCGCTGCCCGTGCTCGAACATTCTCCGCTGCTGATCGACGCCGATCTCGTCGACATCGTCGCAACCGGCAATGACGAGGTGCAATGCGCGGTCGCCCGCCGCATCGCGCTTCCGGTCTCGGTCTGCGCCGCCGTCGCCGAAGTCGGCTGCGCCGCGGCAGCCCTCGAGCTGATCGAAAATCCGCACGCGGAGCTTGCTCCGTTCTCCTGGAATCGCATCGTCGAACGTCACGGCCATCTCGCCGCGATCCGCGAGGCGATGCTGGTGCTGGAGGATCTGCCGTCGGCCACACGTGCCGCGCTGGTGGCCAAACTTTCCGAAACCCTGGCGCAATTCGTTGTCGCGCGGAACTGGCTGAGCGCCGACCGTGCCGAGCGTGTGACGATCGAGGCGCGCGACCGCTCCACCATCAATATCGCGGCGCGCACGCGCGGCGAAGACATGCAGGGCCTGGTGCATCATTTGCGCGTCACCGGCCAGCTCACCGCGGGCCTGATCCTGCGCGCGCTGCTGTCGAGCAATCTCGGTCTGTTCGACGCGGCGCTCGCCGAACTCGCCGACCTGCCGCTGGCACGCGTCTGCGCGCTGCTGCACGACCGTGGCGGCAACAGCCTGCACGCGCTGCTCCGCCGCGCCGGACTTCCCGAGGCGACCTTTGCGGCGTTCCAGGTCGCGCTCGATGCCTGCCACGAGCAAGGTTTTGTCGATACCGACGACGGCGCGGCGCGGCTGCGCCGGCGCATGGTCGAGCGCGTGCTCACCCATTGCGAGACCGACCGCGGCGCCACCGAGCCGCTGATGGTCCTGCTCCGCCGCTTCGCCACGGAATCCGCGCGCGAAGAGGCAAGGCTGTTCTGCGACGAGCTCGCCGCGGATGACGCGCTCGATCCGGTGTATGACGATCTGATTGCGGCGTAG
- a CDS encoding Hpt domain-containing protein, translating to MAKNGAKDIEVTAFATHQVITQPNPLRKVLRRVEEKDLDDPVARAEQALAGLSSEFKDWMTTEVNRLSAAYVAVRHDGFTKERRDELFRAAHDIKGDAATFGYPAAAGVAESLCRVIEHAPDLDKVPAELFTHHINAILAIVHENTKLDSISVSAELSRRLRKVADDYLAHVNRDRPEHLEVILAPSIVPAE from the coding sequence ATGGCGAAGAACGGCGCAAAGGACATCGAGGTCACGGCCTTCGCCACGCACCAAGTGATCACGCAGCCCAATCCGCTGCGCAAGGTTCTGCGCCGGGTCGAGGAAAAGGACCTGGACGATCCGGTCGCCCGCGCCGAGCAGGCGCTCGCGGGCCTCTCCAGCGAGTTCAAGGACTGGATGACGACCGAGGTCAATCGTCTGTCGGCCGCTTACGTCGCTGTCCGCCATGATGGCTTCACCAAGGAGCGGCGTGACGAGCTGTTCCGCGCCGCGCACGACATCAAGGGCGACGCTGCGACGTTCGGCTATCCGGCGGCGGCGGGAGTTGCGGAGAGCCTGTGCCGCGTCATCGAGCACGCGCCCGATCTCGACAAGGTGCCGGCCGAGCTGTTCACGCACCACATCAACGCCATCCTCGCCATCGTGCATGAGAACACCAAGCTCGACAGCATCAGCGTCTCCGCCGAGCTCAGCCGCCGCCTGCGCAAGGTCGCCGACGACTATCTCGCCCACGTCAACCGCGACCGCCCCGAGCATCTTGAGGTGATCTTGGCACCGAGCATCGTGCCGGCGGAGTAG
- a CDS encoding response regulator produces MFRIDFNKLRFLVCDDNPHMRRILRTLLHSFGAREVYEAEDGATALEMYSHYVPDIVITDWAMPIFDGLELAQMIRQPESKGNPYAPIIMLTGHSEKRRVTVARDAGVTEFLAKPISAKGLYQRILNVVANPRPFIKTKTYFGPDRRRNTNSAYMGPERRVGEKHEVLQQPSLLDKARSSI; encoded by the coding sequence ATGTTCCGCATCGATTTCAACAAGCTGCGCTTCCTCGTCTGCGACGACAATCCGCACATGCGCCGCATCCTGCGGACGCTGCTGCACTCCTTCGGCGCGCGCGAGGTTTACGAGGCCGAGGACGGCGCCACAGCACTGGAAATGTACAGCCATTACGTGCCCGACATCGTCATCACCGACTGGGCGATGCCGATCTTCGACGGGCTCGAGCTTGCGCAGATGATCCGGCAGCCGGAATCCAAGGGCAATCCTTACGCGCCGATCATCATGCTGACCGGTCATTCCGAGAAGCGCCGCGTCACGGTCGCGCGCGATGCCGGCGTCACCGAATTCCTGGCCAAGCCGATCTCCGCCAAGGGCCTCTACCAGCGCATCCTCAACGTCGTCGCCAATCCCCGGCCCTTCATCAAGACCAAGACCTATTTCGGTCCGGACCGGCGTCGCAACACCAACTCCGCCTATATGGGCCCCGAGCGCCGCGTCGGCGAAAAGCACGAGGTGCTCCAGCAACCCTCGCTGCTCGACAAGGCCCGCTCCTCCATCTAG
- a CDS encoding DUF2975 domain-containing protein, with translation MSVVAFPFPAPVEPRLRRIGRIVAVGALLCVAGAVLAVPLLWSSDEMLRHWIATQSPLGARPFTLNLSTRLAGALISLIGLVPVLYALLQLSMLFSRFARGEVFVTDNAWRIRRMGLALIANALISPLVQMLTTINLTRANQPGEFVVMFGIEQSHVLSELSGLALVAFATVMADAVRMWHENSEII, from the coding sequence ATGAGCGTCGTCGCGTTTCCTTTTCCTGCGCCGGTCGAGCCGCGGTTGCGGCGCATCGGACGGATCGTGGCCGTCGGCGCGCTCCTGTGCGTCGCCGGCGCTGTGCTTGCGGTGCCGCTGCTCTGGTCGAGCGACGAGATGCTCCGGCACTGGATCGCGACCCAGTCCCCGCTGGGGGCGCGGCCCTTCACGCTCAACCTCAGTACGCGCCTCGCCGGCGCCCTGATCAGCCTGATCGGACTTGTGCCTGTCCTCTACGCCTTGTTGCAGCTCTCGATGCTGTTCTCCCGTTTCGCGCGCGGCGAGGTCTTCGTGACCGACAACGCCTGGCGCATCCGCCGGATGGGCCTCGCGCTGATCGCCAACGCGCTGATATCGCCGCTGGTGCAGATGCTCACCACGATCAACCTGACGCGGGCCAACCAGCCGGGCGAGTTCGTGGTCATGTTCGGCATCGAGCAGTCGCATGTGCTGTCGGAGCTGAGCGGCCTCGCGCTCGTCGCCTTCGCAACCGTGATGGCCGATGCCGTTCGCATGTGGCACGAGAACAGCGAGATCATCTGA
- a CDS encoding helix-turn-helix domain-containing protein encodes MPIIVNLDVMLARRKIRSRELAARIELTEANVSLLKSGKVRGIRFDTLERICAVLDCQPGDILEYVPENADNALEPRGAGRKSA; translated from the coding sequence ATGCCGATCATCGTCAACCTCGACGTCATGCTCGCCAGGCGCAAGATCAGGTCGCGTGAGCTTGCCGCGCGGATCGAGCTCACGGAGGCGAACGTTTCCCTGCTGAAGTCGGGCAAGGTGCGCGGCATCCGCTTCGACACGCTGGAGCGGATCTGCGCCGTGCTCGACTGCCAGCCCGGCGATATCCTGGAATATGTCCCCGAGAACGCGGACAACGCGCTGGAGCCGCGCGGGGCCGGCCGGAAATCGGCCTAG
- a CDS encoding NAD kinase: MTKPARYNRIAFVASPSSEAQTAFGQLTRDYGNCDPKDADVVVALGGDGLMLQTLHQNMHSGKPIYGMHRGTVGFLMNEYSTVDLRARLEAAQESEINPLLMRATDVNDRVHLHHAINEVALFRQTYQAARLRILIDERERMPELIADGIMVATPAGSTAYNLSAQGPILPINAALLALTPISAFRPRRWRGALLPNTAYVVIEVLEGDKRPVAAVADHDEVRDVRRVEVLSDKTISMRMLFDPGHSLEERILREQFGY; the protein is encoded by the coding sequence ATGACCAAGCCAGCGCGATACAACCGGATCGCCTTTGTCGCGAGCCCAAGCAGCGAGGCGCAAACCGCCTTCGGCCAGCTCACCCGGGACTATGGCAATTGCGACCCGAAAGACGCCGATGTCGTGGTCGCGCTTGGCGGCGACGGACTGATGCTCCAGACGCTGCACCAGAACATGCACTCGGGAAAGCCGATCTACGGCATGCACCGCGGCACCGTCGGCTTCCTGATGAACGAGTACTCGACGGTCGACCTTCGCGCCCGTCTCGAGGCGGCGCAGGAATCCGAGATCAACCCGCTCCTGATGCGCGCGACCGACGTCAACGACCGCGTCCACCTGCATCACGCCATCAACGAGGTCGCGCTGTTCCGGCAGACCTATCAGGCCGCGCGCCTGCGCATTCTGATCGACGAGCGCGAGCGCATGCCCGAGCTGATCGCCGACGGCATCATGGTGGCGACGCCCGCCGGCTCCACCGCCTACAATCTGTCCGCGCAGGGACCGATCCTGCCGATCAACGCCGCGCTGCTGGCGCTGACGCCGATCAGCGCCTTCCGCCCGCGCCGCTGGCGCGGCGCGCTCCTGCCCAATACGGCTTACGTCGTGATCGAGGTGCTGGAGGGCGACAAGCGGCCGGTGGCGGCGGTAGCCGACCACGACGAGGTGCGCGACGTCCGCCGCGTCGAGGTGCTGTCCGACAAGACCATCTCGATGCGCATGCTGTTCGACCCCGGCCATAGCCTGGAAGAGCGCATCCTGCGCGAGCAGTTCGGCTACTGA
- a CDS encoding S10 family peptidase — MVMRLPALRRAALVLAVSTFALAGFARADDPPQPRAETTAPAGQKVGRGGNAPGASQGSSSAAEPHRLPSDSTTKQTLDLPGRALGFTATAGSIRVFDGKGEPLADIAYTSYELDGADRATRPVTFLFNGGPGASSAWLQFGAAGPWRLPLDGEALSPSASPEVKPNTETWLDFTDLVFIDPVSTGYSRFVASGEDARKSFYSVDGDANSIALVIRRWLEKHDRLTSPKYVGGESYGGIRGPKVVRQLQLQHGVGVRGLILVSPLLDFREFTGTSLLQYVATLPSYVAVAREAKGPVKRTDLADVEAYARGEFLADLVKGEADKEATNRLADKVAELTGIDQAVSRRLAGRFDVGEFRREFDRKNGKVTGRYDASVRGYDPYPDSSSSRFGDPSGDALQAPLTSAAVDVLTRKLNWRPDGSYEVLNGAVEGNWDFGRGINPPQSVSELRQILATDGKLNVLVAHGLFDLATPYFGSKRVLDQIPAFATRRVKFVVYPGGHMFYSRDGSRQAFRSEVEALIRE, encoded by the coding sequence ATGGTCATGCGTTTGCCGGCGCTCCGCCGCGCGGCCCTGGTACTGGCGGTGTCGACTTTCGCGCTCGCGGGATTTGCCCGCGCGGACGATCCGCCGCAGCCACGCGCCGAGACGACGGCCCCAGCGGGACAGAAGGTTGGGCGCGGCGGCAACGCGCCAGGCGCGTCACAGGGCTCATCGTCCGCCGCCGAGCCGCATCGGCTTCCGTCGGATTCGACCACGAAACAGACGCTCGATCTGCCGGGCCGTGCACTCGGCTTCACCGCGACTGCCGGCTCGATCCGCGTGTTCGACGGCAAGGGTGAGCCGCTCGCCGACATCGCCTATACGTCCTATGAGCTCGATGGTGCCGACCGCGCGACGCGCCCCGTGACGTTCCTGTTCAACGGTGGTCCCGGCGCGTCCTCGGCATGGCTCCAGTTCGGCGCTGCGGGGCCGTGGCGGCTGCCGCTCGATGGCGAAGCCTTGTCGCCGTCCGCCTCACCCGAGGTGAAGCCGAACACGGAGACGTGGCTCGACTTCACCGATCTCGTCTTCATCGATCCCGTCAGCACCGGTTACAGTCGCTTCGTTGCCAGCGGCGAGGACGCGCGCAAGTCGTTCTACTCCGTCGACGGCGACGCCAATTCGATCGCGCTCGTGATCCGCCGCTGGCTGGAGAAGCACGACCGGCTGACGTCGCCGAAATATGTCGGCGGCGAAAGCTACGGCGGCATTCGCGGGCCGAAGGTCGTGCGCCAGTTGCAGCTCCAGCATGGCGTCGGCGTCAGGGGATTGATCCTGGTGTCGCCGCTCCTGGACTTCCGCGAATTCACCGGCACCAGCCTCCTGCAATATGTCGCGACGCTGCCGAGCTATGTCGCGGTGGCGCGCGAAGCCAAGGGGCCGGTCAAGCGCACCGATCTCGCCGACGTCGAGGCTTACGCGCGGGGCGAGTTCCTGGCCGACCTCGTCAAGGGCGAGGCGGACAAGGAGGCCACCAATCGCCTTGCCGACAAGGTCGCCGAGCTCACCGGGATCGACCAGGCCGTGAGCCGCCGGCTCGCCGGCCGTTTCGACGTCGGTGAATTCCGCCGCGAGTTCGACCGCAAGAACGGCAAGGTGACGGGGCGCTACGACGCCTCGGTGCGAGGCTATGATCCCTATCCGGATTCGAGCAGCTCCCGGTTCGGCGATCCGTCGGGCGATGCGCTCCAGGCGCCGCTGACGAGTGCGGCGGTCGACGTTCTCACGCGCAAGCTCAACTGGCGGCCGGATGGCTCCTATGAAGTCCTCAACGGCGCCGTCGAGGGCAATTGGGATTTCGGCCGCGGCATCAACCCGCCGCAATCGGTGTCGGAGCTGCGCCAGATCCTCGCCACCGACGGAAAGCTGAACGTGCTGGTCGCGCACGGCCTGTTCGATCTCGCCACGCCCTATTTCGGATCGAAGCGGGTGCTCGACCAGATCCCGGCGTTCGCGACGCGGCGGGTCAAGTTCGTCGTCTATCCCGGCGGCCACATGTTCTATTCGCGCGACGGCTCGCGGCAGGCGTTTCGGAGCGAGGTCGAGGCCCTTATCCGAGAGTAG
- a CDS encoding serine hydrolase domain-containing protein, with the protein MDTWLRSAIDYIGSWIEFQQTTFHQPGVIVAFAHRGEIVAEHAFGLANLDTGEKLTPRHRCRIASHSKSFTAAGIMKLRDQRKLRLDDTVGQHVGGLHPRVAETTIAQVLSHSAGLTRDGADSGQFIDNRPYLNARELLAELKLPTAIEPGTRFKYSNHGFGLLGLIIEAVSKEPYSAWIKREIIEPAGLRETEPDAPLPKGASFARGHTRKVPLGERCVIPGDNPTHAMASATGFAATAGDTARFFAQLAPNARNSVLSVASRREMTRHHWRIPQSFEAYYGLGINAGKTDGWDWFGHGGHFQGYISRTCSIPACELAISILSNSIDGAAPFWMDGAMQILRVFRTRGAPDRRVRDWNGRWWTIWGATDLVPAGNRVLVANPQFINPFMDAAEIEVTGRDTGKLAWAAGYSSHGEPVRRVRDKRGKVSDIWIAGANIKPERVVAREIARRYPPRKRRPTLG; encoded by the coding sequence ATGGACACGTGGCTGCGATCCGCGATCGACTACATCGGTTCCTGGATCGAATTCCAACAGACGACATTCCATCAGCCCGGCGTCATCGTCGCATTTGCCCATCGCGGCGAAATCGTCGCCGAGCACGCCTTTGGTCTTGCCAATCTCGACACCGGCGAGAAGCTCACCCCTCGCCACCGCTGCCGTATCGCCTCGCACTCGAAGAGCTTTACCGCCGCCGGCATCATGAAGCTGCGCGACCAGCGCAAGCTGCGGCTCGACGACACGGTCGGCCAACATGTCGGCGGCCTGCATCCGCGCGTCGCCGAGACGACGATTGCGCAGGTGCTCTCGCACAGCGCGGGGCTGACGCGCGATGGCGCCGATTCCGGGCAGTTCATCGACAACCGCCCCTATCTCAACGCCAGGGAGTTGCTCGCGGAATTGAAGCTTCCGACCGCGATCGAGCCTGGGACGCGCTTCAAATACTCCAATCACGGCTTTGGCCTGCTCGGCCTCATCATCGAAGCCGTGTCGAAGGAGCCCTACTCCGCCTGGATCAAACGCGAGATCATCGAGCCCGCGGGCCTGCGCGAGACTGAGCCGGATGCGCCGCTTCCGAAGGGCGCATCGTTCGCGCGCGGCCACACGCGAAAAGTGCCCTTGGGCGAGCGTTGCGTGATCCCCGGCGACAATCCGACGCACGCGATGGCGTCCGCCACGGGCTTCGCCGCCACCGCCGGCGATACGGCCCGCTTCTTCGCGCAGCTTGCGCCCAACGCCAGGAATAGCGTGCTCTCAGTCGCAAGCCGCCGCGAAATGACCCGGCATCACTGGCGCATCCCGCAGAGTTTCGAGGCCTATTACGGCCTTGGCATCAACGCCGGAAAAACCGACGGCTGGGACTGGTTCGGCCATGGCGGCCATTTTCAGGGCTACATCTCCCGGACCTGCTCCATCCCCGCTTGCGAGCTCGCGATCAGCATCCTCAGCAATTCGATCGACGGCGCGGCGCCGTTCTGGATGGACGGCGCGATGCAGATCCTGCGCGTGTTCAGGACTCGCGGCGCACCCGACCGCCGCGTGCGCGACTGGAACGGCCGCTGGTGGACGATCTGGGGCGCAACCGATCTCGTCCCCGCGGGCAACCGCGTACTGGTCGCCAATCCGCAGTTCATCAATCCGTTCATGGATGCCGCCGAGATCGAGGTCACCGGCCGCGACACCGGCAAGCTCGCCTGGGCTGCCGGCTACTCCAGCCACGGCGAGCCGGTGCGCCGCGTCCGCGACAAGCGCGGCAAGGTCAGCGACATCTGGATCGCCGGCGCCAACATCAAGCCGGAGCGTGTCGTGGCGCGGGAGATCGCGCGGAGATATCCGCCGCGCAAGCGGCGGCCTACTCTCGGATAA
- a CDS encoding tetratricopeptide repeat protein: protein MRKLSMLLVPGLVSLALAAGPMLTSAYAAGSDEPSPPPKSDSSAKKGKKKSSSISDPKFLAAYRTAYTTIYDGHDYTSAIGQLKSLKRDDVADVANLIGYSYRKLGDYQSSKVYYEIALKDDPNHVRTWQYYGLWQLEQGNREQAQYHLNKIASLAGTDSSEYRSLAAALDKPTGATLVY, encoded by the coding sequence ATGCGGAAACTTTCCATGCTTCTGGTACCGGGGCTTGTCTCGTTAGCGTTGGCCGCCGGACCGATGCTGACCAGCGCCTACGCCGCGGGCAGCGACGAGCCCTCGCCGCCGCCGAAGTCGGACAGCTCGGCCAAGAAGGGGAAGAAGAAGAGCTCCTCCATCAGCGATCCCAAATTCCTCGCGGCCTATCGCACTGCCTACACCACGATCTACGACGGTCACGACTACACGAGCGCGATCGGCCAGCTGAAGTCGCTCAAGCGCGACGACGTCGCCGACGTGGCCAATTTGATCGGCTACTCCTATCGCAAGCTCGGCGACTACCAGTCGTCCAAGGTCTATTACGAGATCGCGCTGAAGGACGATCCGAACCACGTCCGGACCTGGCAGTATTACGGCCTCTGGCAGCTCGAGCAGGGCAACCGCGAACAGGCGCAGTACCACCTGAACAAGATCGCCTCGCTCGCCGGCACCGACAGCTCCGAGTATCGCTCGCTCGCCGCGGCGCTCGACAAGCCGACCGGCGCGACGCTCGTCTACTGA
- a CDS encoding His-rich protein BRANT — MLKTISAALLAASVIAAPAFAAEAGKTTATAPVIKADQSQTKVSTTAAKPEAGVKADTKAADVKADAKVDTKSKAMNANAAVTPDEHKAVRTHRHHNKHLSAKKSLKAQPDVTKPAAIDKRS; from the coding sequence ATGTTGAAGACCATTTCCGCAGCCTTGCTCGCCGCTTCCGTAATCGCAGCCCCGGCCTTCGCCGCTGAAGCCGGCAAGACCACCGCGACCGCGCCGGTGATCAAGGCGGACCAGAGCCAGACCAAGGTGTCGACCACCGCCGCGAAACCCGAAGCCGGCGTCAAGGCCGACACGAAGGCCGCCGACGTCAAGGCGGACGCCAAGGTGGATACCAAGTCGAAGGCGATGAATGCCAATGCCGCGGTCACGCCCGACGAGCACAAGGCCGTGCGCACGCATCGCCACCACAACAAGCATCTGTCGGCCAAGAAGTCGCTGAAGGCGCAGCCTGACGTGACCAAGCCGGCGGCCATCGACAAGCGCAGCTAA